In Actinomycetota bacterium, a single genomic region encodes these proteins:
- a CDS encoding class I SAM-dependent methyltransferase — translation MEERNIKNKERFDRWAQTYDTDRISSWFRHVHQIMLKHIQLASHKAILDVGCGTGNALILMSEQNQQAKYYGIDLSSQMIEVAKHKTKDLPQFEFKAADSAAIPYGDNSFDLVISSNSFHHYPHPVKVLKEI, via the coding sequence ATGGAAGAAAGAAATATTAAAAACAAGGAAAGGTTTGACCGTTGGGCCCAGACCTATGACACGGACAGGATAAGCTCCTGGTTCAGGCACGTACATCAAATAATGTTAAAACATATACAGCTAGCCAGCCATAAGGCTATCCTGGATGTAGGATGCGGCACCGGCAATGCATTAATACTTATGTCAGAGCAAAATCAGCAGGCCAAATATTATGGTATAGATCTTTCCAGCCAGATGATAGAGGTAGCAAAGCATAAGACCAAGGATTTGCCACAGTTTGAATTCAAAGCAGCAGATTCTGCAGCCATACCCTATGGGGATAATAGTTTTGATCTGGTAATAAGCAGCAATTCCTTTCATCATTATCCCCATCCAGTAAAAGTATTAAAAGAGATTAA
- a CDS encoding NAD-dependent epimerase/dehydratase family protein produces the protein MSEPWQLQMFEKSLKKKQKFNALKSIIDIKEGHRCIDICTGDNTGALSYRLRELGGSWYTGDLEPENQEVMKELLQKDVYLLDAQKLEFDDRFFDRLVTFDVLEHLEDEKPFLAEISRVLKDDGKAYITVPDQSPKLLANKIKNLFGMRPEKYGHKRPGYRKRELIELLESNGFVVTKAITYAKFYTEMVELAINLVYMLGSKKKKDAEEKQSIAPTSQEKLGTSYKIYSKLFPLFKLVSKLDKLLVLSQGYNVIVEVVKKKNTVVTAPRQREEKVLVTGGGGFIGSHVVEYLLRQGYYVRTIDIDTSDLKYLEGNSNLEVIEGNLMDNQIISGLVQDIDIVYHLASLHLSIASSDQMYAENNYGGTKLLLEESHRQGVSRFVYIGTVGVMKDMGRAAADEGSPINPTTIYEKTKWMAEKFVTDYYQQTQYPITIVRPSFVYGPRCPRTIKLFKNINKGRFFLVGDGSTYRQSAYVTDMAEGIWLASQKEEAIGQVYVISGDEQTTVKDLLDGISELTGKKLLPFRIPPFVMYPLSALVEFGFKIIKKEPPFSRRSLLFYLNNYLYDISKAKRDLGYQPQVSLKQGLKLTYDWILENGMLYK, from the coding sequence ATGAGCGAGCCTTGGCAGCTTCAAATGTTTGAAAAATCCCTGAAAAAGAAGCAAAAATTTAATGCCTTGAAATCAATTATAGACATAAAAGAGGGGCACAGATGCATAGATATATGCACCGGGGACAACACGGGAGCCCTAAGCTATAGGTTAAGGGAGCTGGGCGGCAGCTGGTATACCGGGGATTTGGAGCCGGAAAACCAGGAGGTTATGAAAGAGCTTCTCCAAAAAGATGTTTACCTGCTGGATGCCCAAAAACTGGAATTTGATGACAGGTTTTTTGACCGGCTGGTAACCTTTGATGTACTGGAACATCTAGAAGATGAAAAGCCATTTTTAGCAGAGATATCCAGGGTGCTGAAAGATGACGGCAAAGCCTATATCACCGTTCCTGACCAGAGCCCCAAACTGCTGGCCAATAAGATAAAAAACCTGTTTGGGATGAGACCGGAAAAATACGGGCATAAAAGGCCGGGGTATAGAAAAAGGGAGCTGATAGAATTATTGGAGTCCAATGGGTTTGTGGTAACTAAAGCGATTACCTATGCCAAATTTTATACAGAGATGGTGGAGCTGGCTATAAACCTGGTATATATGCTGGGATCTAAAAAAAAGAAGGATGCGGAAGAAAAGCAGAGTATAGCCCCCACTTCCCAGGAAAAGCTGGGCACTTCCTACAAAATTTATTCCAAACTGTTTCCCCTGTTTAAATTGGTATCCAAACTGGACAAGCTGCTGGTATTAAGCCAGGGCTATAATGTTATAGTGGAAGTAGTAAAAAAGAAAAATACAGTAGTAACCGCCCCCCGGCAGAGGGAAGAAAAGGTACTGGTGACCGGAGGGGGAGGTTTTATAGGAAGCCATGTGGTAGAATACCTGCTGCGCCAGGGCTATTATGTGCGCACTATAGATATTGATACCTCTGACTTAAAATACCTGGAAGGAAACAGCAACCTGGAGGTAATAGAGGGCAACCTTATGGACAACCAGATTATAAGCGGGCTGGTACAAGACATTGATATAGTATACCACCTGGCCAGCTTGCACCTGTCTATTGCTTCCAGCGACCAGATGTACGCTGAAAACAATTATGGAGGCACCAAGCTGCTGTTAGAAGAAAGTCATCGCCAGGGTGTATCCCGGTTCGTGTATATAGGAACAGTAGGGGTAATGAAGGATATGGGAAGGGCTGCTGCCGATGAGGGTTCCCCCATAAACCCCACTACCATATATGAGAAGACTAAATGGATGGCAGAAAAATTTGTGACTGATTACTACCAGCAGACCCAGTATCCCATAACCATTGTGAGGCCTTCATTTGTATATGGGCCCCGATGCCCCCGTACCATAAAATTGTTTAAGAATATAAATAAGGGAAGGTTCTTCCTGGTAGGGGATGGCTCTACCTACCGGCAAAGCGCTTATGTAACCGATATGGCTGAAGGCATATGGCTGGCTTCCCAGAAAGAGGAAGCCATAGGGCAGGTATATGTAATCTCAGGAGATGAACAGACCACAGTAAAAGACCTGCTGGACGGTATATCAGAACTAACCGGGAAAAAGCTTTTGCCCTTTAGGATCCCTCCATTTGTAATGTATCCCTTAAGCGCCCTGGTGGAATTCGGGTTTAAAATTATAAAAAAGGAGCCTCCTTTTTCCAGAAGGAGCCTGCTCTTTTACTTAAATAATTATCTTTATGATATATCCAAGGCCAAGCGAGACCTGGGCTACCAGCCCCAGGTAAGCCTTAAGCAGGGACTTAAGCTTACCTACGACTGGATACTGGAAAACGGGATGCTGTATAAATAA
- a CDS encoding S8 family serine peptidase: MPAWNLDLINLGHSWDITQGNPDIRVAIIGWGVDTEHPQLKDNIVAAWDFVNQSPNIEDVNGHDTFAAGIVLSIAPEVSLITARVLDPEGNDIGQLDRAIAFAAEQGAHIILMPITILTPEPSDHYADAVQSQIMASYSQQVKMFIGAQGRGRHHSHRFPGYLRGVYNIAGVNRQGSHSLNSTNNDLNFISAPCDNIPGIETQGDWTNFSGTSWSSAHAAGVVALMLSVNPFLNNVEIEEILISTAQDKGVFGRDIYYGWGLIDCYQSVKKAKDIIYLDIITDSLNYQYHPYNNDLGHILKW, encoded by the coding sequence ATGCCTGCCTGGAACCTGGACCTTATAAATCTAGGCCATTCCTGGGATATCACCCAGGGCAATCCTGATATAAGGGTGGCTATTATTGGCTGGGGAGTAGATACTGAGCACCCCCAGCTAAAAGATAATATAGTAGCTGCCTGGGATTTTGTAAATCAAAGCCCAAACATAGAGGATGTAAACGGCCACGACACCTTTGCTGCCGGTATAGTGCTGTCCATTGCCCCCGAAGTATCCCTGATTACTGCCCGGGTACTGGATCCGGAAGGAAATGATATAGGCCAGCTGGACCGGGCCATAGCTTTTGCCGCCGAACAGGGAGCCCATATAATACTAATGCCTATTACCATACTTACTCCCGAACCTTCAGACCATTACGCAGATGCGGTACAAAGCCAGATTATGGCCTCCTACTCCCAGCAGGTAAAGATGTTTATAGGAGCCCAGGGGAGAGGAAGGCATCACAGCCACCGGTTCCCCGGTTATCTAAGGGGGGTATATAATATTGCCGGAGTAAACCGGCAGGGCAGCCACTCCCTTAACAGCACCAATAATGATTTAAACTTCATATCTGCCCCCTGCGATAATATTCCCGGCATTGAAACCCAAGGCGACTGGACTAATTTTTCCGGTACTTCCTGGTCCAGTGCCCATGCTGCTGGAGTAGTAGCCTTGATGCTTTCTGTCAATCCTTTTTTAAACAATGTGGAAATAGAGGAAATATTAATCAGTACTGCCCAGGATAAAGGAGTATTTGGAAGAGACATATACTATGGATGGGGCTTAATAGACTGTTACCAGTCAGTAAAAAAGGCTAAAGACATCATTTACCTGGATATAATTACTGATTCTTTAAACTACCAGTACCATCCCTATAACAATGACCTGGGCCATATACTTAAATGGTGA